Genomic window (Vigna unguiculata cultivar IT97K-499-35 chromosome 10, ASM411807v1, whole genome shotgun sequence):
TaggcaaaaaaattaaaataaatattatacaatataCTGAATCAAATCGAATAGAACTGAAACCTGTTGGCGCGAAATGTAATCAGCCTTGATGGATGAGATCGATTGAAGAAGGTCCGGCAGAGGCAACAGCTTCGCGACCTCGCGAACCGCTGCCTCCTTCGCCTCCACACCGAGATCCTCAGCCATCATCGTGCCTGCAGAAAAAGGAAGAAGCAAAATGAGCTCAAACCTCGAATGATGCACATATTCCTGAGTTAAATGAACAAATTCGCCGGTGATTTCCCGAATCTAGAGAGAAATTGACCTGATTTTGGGAAAATTGAACACGGATCGCGTCAGAGTGCACGAAATTGTGATGCTGACGAGGTGCTAATTCGAGAAAGAGAAAGTTCTATAGGGGGAGCCGCGCTTGAACGAGCTTCCACGAAGAATAACGAAACAGGAATTGGAAATTGTTGCGACCACGGAGTGAAGGAgaacaagtgagaaaaaggtttATGAATTGGAAATGGAATGAAAATGAAACCACTAATTCTGGtcgaattattttaattttttagattaaaaaatacgATGATGAAAGAGTACGAAAAAGTGTTTATAGGGAAAAAGGTTTATGAAGTGGGAATGGAATGAATGAAGATGAAACCACTAATTTTGGtcgaattatttaaattttttaaattagaaaatatgatgATGAAGACTACGAAAAAGTGTTTATTGAGAAAAAGGTTTATGAATTGGAAATGGAATGAAGATGAAATCACTAATGTTGGtcgaattatttaaattttttaaataaaaaaatatgatcatGAAGATTTACGAAAAAGtgtttattattacttttaatattattattattattattattattattattattattattattattattattattattattcaacaaAAGGCTGTAAAAAGTTAGTGActtaaatttatacaaaattctcttcaatattgaagttgttaaatAAGTGCTTAAAATTGTCTTATAAGATAGtctttctattatatataagttttactttaatgtaatattacaaatataaaaaaaatagtctttaagattaaaaattaaaataattttcattttctttctaaaCTTTCTTTCTATCGTTAGAATTTTCGTCTACTTGATACCAAAACCATAAAACCATGATATAagtgaagaaaaacaaattaaatatataaaaaagtaaataacaaaatattccTGAGGTTAATAACttgttttagatattttatataaattgctaaaggaatatatatatatatatatatatatatatatatatatatatatatatatatatatataaaagtttaattagtattttgttttttgtatttaaatttttaatttatttttatctttatatttgattttgagttaattgagtttataattatttttttgataaaaattcaatttggatctctttgtttaaattgatatttacatCATTTAGAAATGCAAGTCAAATTCTAGTCATTCACTTGTCAAAATCTAAATatgttaatcttttttttataacctTTCTCAACACACAACACTTTCTAAGTAAAAGATAATTCAAATGTTGATAACTAGATAATTCAAATGTTGACAACTAGATAATTTTTAAGATGTGCACTTTGAAACAAGTTAATGTCAATTAAACGAAATGgaacacatttaattatttaaaaaataaaaattaaagactcCGActgagttttgttttttttttttaaatatgggTATTTAGTCTCAAATTGATTTGAACATAATCTTTATGGTCAAGTAGATGGtattaatgtaataataatGACATACATCATAAACAATGAATGACATgtcatcaattaaaattaacttgttaATATGCCGGTCTAATGATATCATCATGGTGAATTTGAtgaatcaaaatatattgactttttgtatataaaagTGATATTGAAAATGATACTAATTTGAGATAATTTAAAATGGAgggataaaaattgaaaaaagaaaaaggtattgTAACATTGAGACAAAAAGACTACATACCCAGAACAATATTCTTATAAGCAAGAAAAAATGACATTAATGAGTCATATAATACAATCACATCATAAATAACCATGAGAGTTATCCTAACTTCTgccaattatatatattttttgcttTATGAGTTGGTGAATGGAAATGCTATCAAAATGCCAAAGCAATGGTGGCTTGGAAGCTAAAAGCTCATTAGCTATTTCCTGCATTGATGGTCTGGATTTTGGGTGTGGACTCAAACATGCTAAGGCCAACGTTACAACAAGCACAATATCTTgcatatcttttctaaaatgtGGTAGTGGAATACGTGAGTCCAATATATCTTTCAGCTTCTTCTTCTGAATGGATGGTTCTgataaacaagaaatcaattcAGCTGGATGTCTACCCATCATTGTTTCCAAAACCACTACTCCAAAGCTATAAACATCACATTTGGTGGTCACACTCAAGGTGTAAGCCAATTCTACATCAACCAAACAAACATTGTAAGCTATGTTAAAAGGGTTATCAAATCAAGTTTTGAATTACTTTGTTTTGAATCATGAATCATAGGATTCAGATCCATTGAAAAAGCACTTCTTATATATCACACAGATGATTGATTATAAGTGTAAAAAAACCAGAAATGGACAAAAATAACTTTAGCTAGTcataaaactaataattaaattgtgtatCTCTGATTTTAGATGTAGATCGTTGAGAATACAAATGTGAATTTAAGTATCGTAataagtaaaaatgagaaagttgagtaAGAAGACCTATAAACTTATTGGTTTAAGGTTTTGGATCGGAGATAGCGTCGATCCCTCAAGTGAAAAAGTTTGATCATCATGAAATACATATTCATGCATTGTGAGATACATAGTTCATTTTATGATATGAATAACTACATAGAAAAAATGTATATGACTTTCATGCAAAAGGTTGTCCATAAAGAGATTGAATTTGTGACtctataacaacaataaaactTTACCTGGAGCAACATATCCATAAGTACCAGCAGGAAGAGTCTGATTCGATGAATGCAAATCAAGAAGTCTTGCAGTGCCAAAGTCTGAGATGAAAGCCTGCAACTCTGAGTTTAACAAAATGTTGTTACTGCTTATGTCTCTATGAACAATTGGTGGTGTACAATCATGGTGCATGTGAGCCAAGCCATAGGCTATTCCTTTTACAACATTTATCCTCTTGCTCCAATTCAGCTCTTGAGCTTCAACATCATAAGACAAGTTACAAAATAAGCTTCCTCTTTCCATGTACTCATACACCAAAAACATGCACTTGTTATGCAAGCAAAAGCCATAGAGCTTGATGATGTTACGATGGCGAATTTCTGTCAAGATCTTGGTTTCATTGCAAAAGCTCTTGTAAGAGGATGGATTTTCAGATTCTGCTTCGTGAAGTTTTTTCAGTGCAACAATTCTGCCACTGGGAAGTTCTGCTTTGTACACACTCCCATAAGCACCTGTTCCTATGCAGTACCTTATATCAAAATCTTCTGTGGCCTTAATTATGTCTTCAAATGCAATCTTACCATCATAGTTCCAAATTGAAAGCATGTCTCCATTCTTTCTTCTTTGCTCATTTCCAAACTCATTATGCAGGGGACAGAAAACATGAATTCCCCAACAGACAAGGACCATTGAGAAAATCATGCCATTGAAGGTAGAAAAGACAAGTATCATTACAAGAGAAATGTCAGCATCAGAAACATCAACATTAAAAGAGCAAGAATCTTTCATACCCTTGTTACCAATTAAAGAGTCTTTTGGAAAACCACAAAAACTGTGATCTGAAGCATTAAAGGAGTTGTAAGACAAATTAAGGTGAGAAACAGAATGAAGGGCCTCAGGTATGTTGCCAGTGAGATCATTATAACTAAGATCTAGATATGAAATATTTCCTACTTGAGAAGGAATGCTCCCATTTAAAGAGTTGTTCCTTAACTGCAGATACTGACAATGCTCTAAAACATCATCTGGGACATGTCCCTGAAGATGATTGTTGGAAATATCTAAACTTTGAAGTCTTAGGATTTTCCCAATCCCAGGTGGAATAGAACCAGTTATTTGATTCCAAGAAAGTTGAACACTAGTTAGTTCTGTCAGTGCAGATATCCCTTCTGGTATAACACCAGAAATCTTATTATGAGAAAGATCCAAAACTTTGAGATGGATCAAATGCTCTAAAGTAGAAGGGATTGAGCCATTGAGTGAGTTATTTGAAAGAGTTAACTGCTCCAAACCTCTTAAACTCCCTAGTTCTGAAGGAATGTGGCCATTAATCTGGTTTGAGTCAAGGGAGAGTAGGATCAAATTCTTCAACTGGCCCAAAGTAGAAGGGATCACACCAGTAAGAAGATTATTAGAAATGTTAAGTGTTTGAAGTTGAGTGAGACTTGAAAGAGAACTAGATAACTCACCTTGAAGAAAATTAGAAGACAAATCAAGATGGAGAAGTTTCTTCAGGGAGCTTATTTCTGAAGGAATGTTTCCTTTGAGTCCTGATCCACTAAGCTCTAGACTGATTAAATCAGGGAATGCAGCCACATTGAAATGCTGAATATGAGCTTTTGTTGaaggaatataaaaatatttcttagtTGAAATCTCTGTAACACTTTGAGCTTCATTGCACACAATACCATTCCATTTACAGTATTCCGAGATATTTCTACCTCCCCATCCACTCTGAAAAAAGCTTTTTGTTCCTCATTAGTGGATGAGGAATTGGAAGCTGCATTGACTCCTTGTAGGAACAATGCATAGAAGAAGGTAACAAATACAAGATCCACTAATGGTAAACTGATATATGAATTTTCCATGCTCAATTCAAATTTGAATGACTGAAATTTCTAATGAGAAACTTGGTTATAATGTTACTGGCCCTTGGACTAATTATATGTGTGTGACACTTTCGGTACTTGGATTAAATTTTGAAGTTTCCTTGGCTTTGCACAAAagactttttaaattatggtTGATGATAGAATGAGACATTTAAGGTGGCCACAAATAATAAGTGTCACCTAGGACTTGTTTGTTGTTTGGAGGAAAGTTCTTCTTAGgtactttagaaaaaaaattgagaaagaaaaataaaattagtttaagcATGAGTTACACATAATACTTCATATAAAAACGAATTAAATTGTGTATAagataattttagtttaaaaagaTGGATTTtgtttgtcttaattttttttgaagtgtTTACAAAGAATTTTCCATGGTACATACAAATTTGAATGACTTGTTGAACACAATAATGTCCTTGGTCCCAGCACTTTGAACATATGATACTGGCATGGAATTGTGGTTTCATTTCggaattttctttcaaattttggaAACAGAGCTGTTGAATGGGTCAAAGTCTATGGACGTGCAAAATACTTTTACACAGTGGAATTCTAAGATTATTGGTTGAAGAGGGTTCGCTGAT
Coding sequences:
- the LOC114165534 gene encoding MDIS1-interacting receptor like kinase 2-like yields the protein MKPQFHARTKSFFQSGWGGRNISEYCKWNGIVCNEAQSVTEISTKKYFYIPSTKAHIQHFNVAAFPDLISLELSGSGLKGNIPSEISSLKKLLHLDLSSNFLQGELSSSLSSLTQLQTLNISNNLLTGVIPSTLGQLKNLILLSLDSNQINGHIPSELGSLRGLEQLTLSNNSLNGSIPSTLEHLIHLKVLDLSHNKISGVIPEGISALTELTSVQLSWNQITGSIPPGIGKILRLQSLDISNNHLQGHVPDDVLEHCQYLQLRNNSLNGSIPSQVGNISYLDLSYNDLTGNIPEALHSVSHLNLSYNSFNASDHSFCGFPKDSLIGNKGMKDSCSFNVDVSDADISLVMILVFSTFNGMIFSMVLVCWGIHVFCPLHNEFGNEQRRKNGDMLSIWNYDGKIAFEDIIKATEDFDIRYCIGTGAYGSVYKAELPSGRIVALKKLHEAESENPSSYKSFCNETKILTEIRHRNIIKLYGFCLHNKCMFLVYEYMERGSLFCNLSYDVEAQELNWSKRINVVKGIAYGLAHMHHDCTPPIVHRDISSNNILLNSELQAFISDFGTARLLDLHSSNQTLPAGTYGYVAPELAYTLSVTTKCDVYSFGVVVLETMMGRHPAELISCLSEPSIQKKKLKDILDSRIPLPHFRKDMQDIVLVVTLALACLSPHPKSRPSMQEIANELLASKPPLLWHFDSISIHQLIKQKIYIIGRS